Proteins co-encoded in one Euleptes europaea isolate rEulEur1 chromosome 1, rEulEur1.hap1, whole genome shotgun sequence genomic window:
- the DDIT3 gene encoding DNA damage-inducible transcript 3 protein, translating into MMAESLPFSMDTPVPSWELEAWYKDLQEVLSLDVTNRTAPPVGGDEQEFNEADGSTLLWSLEASSPLEPGSSEADGSYELDPDITAELPELLGEEPAGAAESDCSHSSPAQTGTDDDEGVPSGRKRKRSGQPQGGKRQRGREREQENERRVAELTAHNQHLQEEIERLSVEVEATRAALIQRMVNLKS; encoded by the exons ATGATGGCAGAATCGCTGCCCTTCTCTATGGACACCCCAGTGCCCAGCTGGGAGCTGGAGGCCTggtacaaggacttgcaggaagtGCTATCCTTGGATGTCACCAACAGGACAGCCCCCCCTGTAGGGGGAGACGAGCAG GAGTTTAACGAGGCTGACGGTTCCACCCTGCTGTGGAGCTTAGAGGCCTCAAGTCCCCTGGAGCCCGGCAGTAGTGAGGCGGACGGAAGCTACGAGCTGGACCCCGACATCACAGCCGAACTTCCTGAACTGCTAGGCGAGGAGCCGGCAGGAGCTGCCGAGTCGGACTGCAGCCACAGTTCCCCGGCCCAGACCGGCACAGACGACGACGAGGGGGTGCCTTCCGGCCGGAAGAGAAAGCGGAGCGGGCAGCCTCAGGGTGGCAAGAGGCAGCGAGGCAGAGAGCGGGAGCAGGAGAACGAGCGCAGGGTGGCGGAGCTGACGGCCCACAATCAGCATCTCCAGGAGGAAATAGAGCGGCTGAGCGTGGAGGTGGAGGCCACCAGGGCGGCGCTCATCCAGCGGATGGTGAACCTAAAGAGCTAA